From the genome of Ignavibacteriales bacterium, one region includes:
- the secD gene encoding protein translocase subunit SecD encodes MKELRFRIIMIIAAIALSLYLLYPTYKDSMNTKEVTSKLASYEAKIKKNDPSITPTELETKLSSIKDSILVNTPEYKSAREKRMKLGLDLQGGMYLVMEVNTAKLLEKLAKDPDQQFKQILKESEADSKSTDENVVAIFVRKMKAKNVRMSRYFGSIRESDDAIASKLEQQENDAVTRAIEIISNRVNQYGVSEPSIQKQGSRRIVIELPGIAREEEAKRLLQGQALLEFKMVKDASFAIAIMNKIDETVAGLNKIDSSKNVSAVKTDTTKKDQKLTEEQFAKEHPFFTLARLIDPQRSADAYVKENDRNKIDALLENPEVKKVMPDNVQFIYDAKPLKGNDGIDYYRMYMVSKEAELTGGVVVDAQANIDPSTSAPEVTMQMNNEGAREWARITGANIGKRCAVILDGQVYTAPTIEGKIPSGSSRITGSANMEEAKLLEIVLKAGALPAPIETLEQRVVGPSLGQDSINKGLSSTVIGFFVIAVFMIFYYRKAGMFASFALMVTILLLVGVLAGFGATLTLPGIAGIILTMGMAVDANVIIYERIREELATGKTVKASVDSGFKMSFSAIFDSNITTFFTALILYQFGSGPIQGFALTLMIGLVTSLFAQLVVVRVIFDFMLTKGYKINVG; translated from the coding sequence ATGAAAGAGCTAAGATTCAGAATCATAATGATTATCGCGGCTATTGCTCTCAGTCTTTACCTCCTCTACCCAACTTATAAAGATTCAATGAATACTAAAGAAGTTACTTCAAAGTTGGCTTCTTATGAGGCAAAGATTAAAAAGAACGATCCGTCGATCACTCCTACAGAATTAGAAACTAAACTTTCCTCCATCAAAGATAGTATTCTTGTCAATACACCGGAATACAAATCCGCGAGAGAAAAAAGAATGAAGCTCGGTCTAGATCTTCAGGGCGGAATGTATCTTGTTATGGAAGTGAATACCGCAAAGCTTCTTGAAAAATTAGCTAAAGATCCCGACCAGCAATTCAAACAAATATTAAAAGAATCGGAAGCCGATTCAAAATCTACTGACGAAAATGTAGTAGCAATTTTTGTCCGTAAGATGAAAGCAAAGAATGTACGGATGAGCAGATACTTCGGCTCAATTCGTGAAAGCGATGATGCAATTGCAAGTAAACTGGAACAGCAGGAAAACGATGCCGTAACAAGAGCTATTGAAATTATCAGCAATAGAGTAAATCAGTACGGTGTTTCTGAACCGAGTATTCAAAAGCAGGGTTCCCGCCGGATTGTAATTGAATTACCTGGCATTGCAAGAGAAGAAGAAGCTAAACGGCTACTTCAAGGACAGGCATTGCTGGAATTCAAAATGGTGAAGGATGCTAGTTTTGCAATTGCCATCATGAATAAAATTGATGAAACTGTTGCCGGACTGAATAAAATTGACTCATCTAAAAATGTATCCGCTGTAAAAACAGATACTACCAAAAAAGATCAAAAACTTACAGAAGAACAGTTTGCAAAGGAACATCCGTTTTTCACTCTTGCCAGACTGATCGATCCTCAAAGAAGTGCCGATGCTTATGTTAAAGAAAATGATCGGAATAAAATTGATGCGTTGCTGGAAAATCCTGAAGTTAAAAAAGTAATGCCGGATAATGTTCAATTCATTTATGATGCAAAACCTTTAAAAGGTAATGACGGAATTGATTATTACAGAATGTATATGGTTAGTAAAGAAGCTGAATTAACGGGCGGAGTAGTAGTTGATGCCCAGGCTAATATTGACCCATCCACTTCCGCTCCTGAAGTTACAATGCAGATGAACAATGAAGGCGCGCGCGAATGGGCTAGAATTACAGGCGCTAATATCGGTAAAAGATGCGCTGTTATACTTGACGGTCAAGTTTATACTGCCCCGACAATAGAAGGTAAAATTCCGAGCGGTAGTTCAAGAATTACCGGCTCAGCTAACATGGAAGAAGCTAAACTTCTTGAGATCGTATTGAAAGCCGGCGCTCTCCCGGCACCAATCGAAACGCTTGAACAAAGAGTTGTTGGACCTTCACTCGGTCAGGATTCTATTAATAAAGGATTAAGTTCTACCGTAATTGGTTTCTTTGTAATTGCAGTATTTATGATATTCTATTATAGGAAAGCCGGTATGTTTGCTTCTTTTGCATTAATGGTAACAATATTATTGCTAGTCGGAGTGTTGGCTGGATTTGGAGCTACACTTACATTACCCGGTATTGCAGGTATAATTTTAACAATGGGTATGGCTGTGGATGCAAACGTAATTATTTATGAAAGAATCCGGGAAGAATTAGCCACGGGTAAAACAGTAAAAGCTTCTGTAGACAGCGGTTTTAAAATGTCTTTCTCAGCAATTTTTGACTCTAACATAACAACATTTTTTACCGCACTAATTCTTTATCAGTTTGGAAGCGGACCAATTCAAGGTTTTGCTTTAACTCTTATGATAGGATTGGTTACAAGCTTATTTGCGCAGTTGGTAGTTGTTCGTGTTATTTTCGATTTTATGTTGACAAAAGGTTATAAAATTAACGTCGGTTAA
- the secF gene encoding protein translocase subunit SecF: MRLFENLHIDFMAKRTTFYLVSSAILLLGLLTIVFKGVEFGIDFKGGSEIALQFERPVDIEKMRNEVDKLGIGNLEVKTFGDATGVLLRTELQELPKNVLMRVRTSIESEMAKIYPGVEKKITDSTSTSITYSLPDPQTAIVLNNRLNLAGYQSALDSMEPTNTKLNVRLGISDLIKEKLSEVYADNHFKVEKEDRVGPKVGKELKRDAVLSVILSLLVILIYLGFRFKFAFAIGAVIALFHDVLLTLGVFAALYGVIPGFNLEISVSVVAAFLTLIGYSINDTVIVFDRVREQMKIHKTLSVEENMNYAINRTMSRTIITVLTTLLSITVLLIFGGEVLRGFAFALFIGMITGTYSSVFVASAFVLEYSKRTKTKVTF; the protein is encoded by the coding sequence ATGCGACTTTTTGAAAATTTACATATTGATTTCATGGCAAAACGCACGACCTTCTACTTGGTGTCGTCTGCAATTCTCCTTCTGGGTTTGTTAACTATTGTTTTCAAAGGTGTCGAGTTTGGAATCGATTTCAAAGGCGGTTCGGAGATTGCACTTCAATTCGAAAGACCCGTTGATATCGAAAAGATGAGAAACGAAGTTGATAAACTTGGAATTGGCAACTTAGAAGTGAAAACATTTGGCGACGCAACTGGCGTTTTGTTAAGAACTGAACTTCAGGAACTTCCGAAAAACGTTTTAATGAGAGTTAGAACGAGTATTGAATCTGAAATGGCAAAGATTTATCCTGGTGTTGAAAAGAAAATTACGGATTCAACCTCCACATCAATTACTTATTCACTTCCCGATCCACAGACAGCTATTGTTTTAAATAATAGACTAAACTTAGCCGGGTATCAGAGTGCTCTCGATTCTATGGAGCCTACTAATACCAAATTAAATGTTCGTCTCGGTATTTCCGATTTAATTAAAGAAAAACTGTCAGAGGTATACGCAGATAACCATTTTAAAGTTGAGAAAGAAGATAGGGTCGGTCCAAAGGTTGGTAAAGAATTAAAACGAGACGCAGTATTGTCTGTAATTTTGTCTCTTCTCGTGATTCTAATTTACCTTGGTTTCCGGTTTAAATTCGCATTTGCAATCGGTGCTGTAATTGCGCTCTTTCATGACGTTCTTCTTACGCTTGGTGTCTTTGCGGCTTTATACGGTGTTATTCCGGGTTTCAATCTGGAAATATCGGTAAGCGTTGTTGCAGCGTTTCTAACTCTTATCGGTTATTCAATTAACGATACTGTAATTGTGTTCGACCGTGTGCGTGAACAGATGAAGATTCATAAAACTCTTTCTGTTGAAGAAAATATGAATTACGCAATCAACAGAACAATGAGCAGAACAATTATAACAGTATTAACAACATTACTAAGTATCACCGTACTTTTAATTTTCGGCGGTGAGGTATTGAGAGGTTTTGCATTTGCTCTGTTTATCGGTATGATCACCGGAACTTATTCATCGGTATTCGTTGCAAGCGCGTTCGTTCTTGAATATTCTAAACGAACCAAAACAAAAGTTACTTTCTAA
- a CDS encoding chloride channel protein, translating into MTRFAKLILIYIKKTINRITFLLKTKIEFKTFIVLGSVLVGILSGLAAVILKKLVHFFQQEPRILLDELGLKILLPFTPLIGILLSVLIVDLLFGGKIAKGLSHIIYIIIRRKSDIPRRDTISHLLTSGVTIGMGGSAGLEAPIVIIGAAIGSNFAKSFKLNYQTRTLLLACGSAAGISAIFNSPIAGVIFAFEVLLPEITVSSFIPLLIASASSAVLSKFLYSGQLFYLVTEGWQLYAIPYYIMLGILCGLISLYIIKTSFLMEARLEKFQKHYAKAVIGGLLLCGLIFLFPPLFGEGYTSVIKLLSGNHFSLLENSLFNEFINKDLSLIVFVALMIFTKVIATSLTISSGGNGGIFAPSLFIGALTGFFLAHSLRYFGVAELNSQNFIVVGMAGVLCGVLHAPLTGIFLIAEITGGYTLIVPLMIVTALSFFISKHFHPHSIYTTSLAKKGIKFRSEKEKYFIQQMSVSDLVESDFIIIKPGMTLRDLVEKIPLTKRNLFPVVDDEKKLIGVITLDDIREIMLDYEAYDIILVTDIMVSNFNAIDLNEDINRVIEIFEETQLWNLAVTNNDEYVGFISKSTIFNKYLSVWAKQQKESI; encoded by the coding sequence TTGACACGATTTGCAAAACTTATCTTGATCTATATAAAAAAAACGATAAACAGAATTACCTTTTTATTAAAAACGAAAATAGAATTTAAAACCTTTATTGTCCTTGGAAGTGTGCTGGTTGGTATTCTATCCGGCTTAGCTGCCGTAATTCTTAAAAAGCTGGTTCATTTCTTTCAGCAGGAGCCAAGAATCTTGCTTGATGAGCTTGGTTTAAAAATCCTTTTGCCGTTTACCCCCTTAATAGGAATTCTACTCTCCGTATTGATTGTAGATCTTTTATTCGGAGGAAAAATCGCCAAAGGATTAAGTCACATCATATATATTATAATCAGACGTAAATCTGACATTCCACGCCGTGATACAATCTCTCATTTACTAACAAGCGGGGTTACAATTGGAATGGGTGGTTCGGCAGGACTCGAAGCGCCGATAGTTATAATAGGTGCAGCTATAGGATCCAATTTTGCAAAGAGTTTTAAACTAAACTATCAAACAAGAACTTTACTGCTGGCATGCGGATCTGCTGCCGGTATATCGGCAATATTTAACAGTCCAATTGCCGGAGTTATTTTTGCATTCGAAGTTTTACTACCTGAAATAACAGTCTCATCATTCATTCCTCTCTTGATCGCATCTGCATCTTCGGCTGTTCTTTCTAAATTTCTTTATAGTGGACAGTTGTTTTATTTAGTTACTGAAGGGTGGCAACTGTACGCAATCCCATATTATATAATGCTGGGAATTCTTTGCGGATTAATTTCTTTGTATATAATTAAAACCTCTTTTTTGATGGAAGCTCGCCTGGAAAAATTTCAAAAACATTATGCTAAAGCCGTTATAGGAGGTTTATTATTATGCGGATTAATATTTTTATTCCCTCCGCTTTTTGGTGAAGGTTATACAAGCGTTATAAAATTACTTTCAGGAAATCATTTTAGTCTATTAGAAAATAGTCTCTTTAATGAATTCATTAACAAAGATTTATCGTTAATTGTTTTTGTAGCTCTGATGATTTTTACAAAAGTGATAGCCACATCTTTAACAATCAGTTCCGGCGGAAACGGCGGAATATTTGCGCCTTCTCTTTTTATCGGCGCATTAACAGGCTTTTTTCTTGCTCACTCATTGAGATATTTTGGCGTTGCAGAACTAAACAGCCAAAATTTCATTGTTGTAGGAATGGCCGGTGTTCTATGCGGAGTATTACATGCGCCTTTAACAGGAATCTTTTTGATTGCAGAGATTACAGGAGGTTATACTTTAATTGTTCCTTTAATGATTGTTACGGCATTATCCTTTTTTATTTCAAAACATTTTCATCCCCATTCGATTTATACGACCTCATTGGCAAAAAAAGGGATAAAGTTCAGATCCGAGAAGGAGAAGTATTTTATACAGCAAATGAGTGTAAGCGATTTAGTTGAGAGCGATTTTATTATTATAAAACCGGGAATGACCTTAAGAGACTTAGTTGAAAAAATACCTCTTACAAAAAGAAATTTATTTCCGGTTGTAGATGACGAAAAAAAATTGATTGGTGTTATCACTCTTGATGATATCCGGGAGATCATGCTTGATTATGAAGCATATGATATAATTCTTGTGACCGATATTATGGTTTCTAACTTTAACGCTATCGATCTCAATGAAGATATCAACAGAGTCATCGAGATATTTGAAGAAACACAATTGTGGAATTTAGCTGTTACAAACAATGATGAATATGTCGGCTTTATATCTAAATCAACTATATTTAACAAATATTTATCTGTGTGGGCAAAGCAGCAGAAAGAATCGATATAA
- a CDS encoding thioredoxin-like domain-containing protein has protein sequence MKRIFLNIFCLLIILSSTQAADDSDKTVIYGKLLGYNDKPIQTAHVTLLPENITSMILTGIKLDPVKVESDGSFKIITDRKGMLSLSFIGDKHEGQSVLIFVEKPSKVKLDVRLVLYQWSDNVNELKLVGDFNKFSWNSDFILMKKNEDGTFSADININEDRKLKYGIIGYIKGSGALLTGTEQDETEIRGMANYATVVDVKKGIKTIVFDPAKLPHENSDPYIKFENPQSYTAKIALLSDEFNKALINSYKSKPNNYDWNPIVAQIKKSLGTEKNKYVRQMLFISYINLISTNYKVEPALIKKALTELSPDYELFSMRCSSNLYEAVVMNGGYAENKKYVEDILAKNPSKEFQSFFLNSAYDIELKNKNTILADEFYNRLQNNYPDFYAAKLAKSNKPPEKIVAGKPMIEFEFTCIDSSRKVYTNNDFKGKNYLIDFWAVWCVPCCAELPNVHQVYEKYKNRNFEILSVSLDAAPKDVEKYRKIKWAMPWHHAFLGQENFKVGSEVGNYFELHSIPKPVLVNSEGIIIAVGNELLGEGLEKHLVELLK, from the coding sequence ATGAAGCGCATATTTTTAAATATATTCTGTTTACTAATAATACTATCCTCGACCCAAGCAGCAGACGATTCTGATAAAACAGTAATTTATGGTAAACTTCTTGGATATAATGATAAACCCATTCAGACAGCGCATGTTACGCTATTACCTGAGAATATCACTTCAATGATTCTTACAGGAATTAAATTGGATCCGGTTAAAGTTGAGAGTGACGGATCATTTAAAATAATAACTGATCGAAAGGGAATGCTTTCTCTTTCGTTCATAGGCGATAAACATGAAGGCCAGTCGGTTTTAATTTTTGTTGAAAAGCCTTCAAAAGTAAAACTTGATGTTCGGCTTGTTCTTTATCAATGGTCAGATAATGTGAATGAGCTTAAATTGGTTGGCGATTTTAACAAGTTTTCATGGAACTCCGATTTTATTTTGATGAAAAAAAATGAAGACGGAACATTCTCAGCGGATATTAATATTAATGAGGATAGAAAATTAAAGTATGGCATTATTGGTTACATTAAGGGAAGCGGGGCACTTTTGACGGGGACTGAACAAGACGAAACAGAAATTAGAGGAATGGCTAATTATGCCACGGTGGTAGATGTGAAAAAAGGGATTAAAACAATTGTTTTTGATCCGGCAAAACTCCCGCATGAAAATTCGGATCCTTATATTAAATTCGAAAATCCCCAATCCTATACGGCAAAAATTGCACTGCTCAGTGATGAATTTAACAAAGCTTTAATTAATAGTTATAAGAGCAAACCAAATAATTATGACTGGAATCCAATTGTTGCTCAAATAAAAAAGAGCTTGGGAACTGAAAAGAATAAGTATGTTCGTCAAATGCTGTTCATCAGTTATATAAATCTTATTAGTACAAATTATAAAGTTGAACCGGCGCTAATTAAGAAAGCTCTAACTGAACTTTCTCCCGATTATGAATTATTCAGCATGCGGTGCAGCAGCAATTTATACGAAGCCGTAGTAATGAACGGAGGTTATGCAGAGAACAAAAAATATGTCGAAGATATTCTTGCCAAAAATCCGAGCAAGGAGTTCCAGTCATTTTTTCTGAATTCCGCATATGATATTGAACTGAAAAACAAAAACACGATTCTCGCTGACGAATTCTATAATCGACTTCAAAATAATTATCCGGATTTTTATGCTGCAAAGCTGGCAAAATCAAATAAACCTCCAGAAAAAATAGTCGCCGGGAAACCGATGATTGAGTTCGAATTTACTTGCATCGACAGTTCCCGGAAAGTTTATACTAACAATGATTTTAAAGGTAAAAATTATTTGATTGATTTTTGGGCGGTCTGGTGTGTGCCGTGCTGTGCTGAATTACCTAATGTTCATCAAGTATATGAAAAATATAAGAACAGGAATTTCGAAATACTTAGCGTATCTCTTGATGCGGCACCGAAAGATGTAGAAAAATATAGAAAGATAAAATGGGCAATGCCATGGCATCATGCCTTTCTTGGTCAGGAAAATTTTAAAGTTGGCAGTGAAGTCGGTAACTATTTCGAACTTCACTCAATTCCAAAACCAGTCCTTGTCAATTCGGAAGGAATCATTATAGCAGTAGGTAATGAATTGCTAGGTGAAGGATTGGAAAAACATTTAGTTGAATTGCTGAAATAA
- a CDS encoding AhpC/TSA family protein — MKLNKAKPVINNFSRVVLYAALLILLTSKYSFANGQFELKGRAVGLNGKKIVLIGVPELRTSDSLGTTIIKNGKFSFKGSIATPILARLMVPQSNHYSSFWLMPGTVEVELDTARVSENSPKELVPVVKGSSEQNIYNLFNEKMKILSSDLNREYKKMSAMKDPEEKKKQEEKVSDIREEYTKNSNQFTWDFAKEHNNSFAACFSLSFAINDSYGPIENLASVMNNFTDDVKQSLSYKKNSEELASLLRIQPGKHAPDFTLTDVDGKDLSLSSLKGKVVLIDFWASWCIPCVASIPSMKILYNQYRDKGFEILGVSNDSKIDAWKKCIQQNSIPWKNVVDRFPIQYRPAEIATLYSIHFLPTTLLIDKNGLIVAKNLHDKELEEKIKEIL; from the coding sequence ATGAAATTAAATAAAGCTAAACCTGTTATAAACAATTTTAGTAGAGTCGTGCTTTATGCGGCTCTACTTATTTTATTAACGTCAAAATATTCATTCGCAAACGGTCAATTTGAATTAAAGGGAAGAGCTGTTGGATTAAATGGTAAAAAGATAGTTTTAATAGGTGTGCCTGAATTAAGAACTTCGGATAGCCTTGGTACAACAATAATTAAAAATGGTAAATTCAGTTTCAAAGGGAGTATCGCCACACCTATTCTTGCCAGATTGATGGTACCGCAATCAAATCATTATTCAAGTTTTTGGCTTATGCCCGGAACTGTTGAAGTTGAACTTGACACCGCACGAGTTTCAGAAAATTCTCCAAAAGAGTTAGTACCAGTTGTAAAGGGTTCTTCTGAACAGAATATATACAACCTGTTTAATGAGAAAATGAAAATTCTTTCTTCCGATCTTAATCGAGAGTACAAAAAAATGAGTGCCATGAAAGATCCGGAAGAGAAAAAGAAGCAAGAAGAAAAAGTTTCTGATATTCGAGAAGAATACACTAAGAATTCTAACCAGTTCACTTGGGATTTTGCTAAAGAACATAACAATTCATTCGCGGCTTGCTTCTCTCTATCATTCGCAATTAATGATTCATACGGACCGATTGAAAATTTAGCAAGCGTAATGAATAATTTTACCGATGACGTTAAACAGTCATTATCATATAAAAAGAATTCAGAAGAATTAGCCTCCTTGCTAAGGATTCAGCCCGGAAAACATGCACCGGATTTTACATTAACAGATGTGGATGGAAAAGATCTTAGTTTATCTTCTTTGAAAGGGAAGGTTGTTTTAATTGATTTCTGGGCTTCATGGTGTATACCTTGCGTTGCATCAATACCATCGATGAAAATTTTATATAATCAATATAGAGACAAGGGTTTTGAAATATTGGGAGTATCAAATGATTCGAAAATTGATGCATGGAAGAAATGTATTCAGCAAAATAGTATTCCATGGAAAAATGTTGTAGATCGATTCCCAATTCAATATAGACCAGCGGAGATCGCAACGCTTTACAGTATACATTTTCTGCCCACAACTTTACTAATTGATAAAAACGGTTTAATTGTCGCAAAGAACCTGCACGACAAAGAACTCGAGGAAAAGATCAAAGAGATTCTATAA
- a CDS encoding TonB-dependent receptor, whose protein sequence is MKNYIIRTIKMALLYSFLGLLLQGILVNILFATTPAEGQNLRDIKVSVKAVSVTLEQALQIIESKTNFKFIFFEEGLPLNEKATVIVDDESLYNILEVFAKDYGLTFNRINDQIVVKKSYGQKENLVTAVETGSVKGKVTDSRTKEAVVGASVLIKGTTHGTSTNIGGNYTIDNVSEGKYTLVVSSVGYKSKEATVNVTANQTVGLNLQLEPTDINMNEIVVTTGTVLPTLVKKLPNTISVITAREIENINPTDVADLVRLTVPGAIYTDEGVGTTYGAFSVRGVSTVSGAASTLKVYIDGVEASDPAYITYMDPSVIERVEVVPGPQASTIYGAGAISGVMQIFTKHGKSGDSKLSGKVTATSIDNKYNSGTSPFGQEYLLNASGGYSIFSYNLGVNYNTEPQWIPLFQEQALNLTGSTNFHLGDLTGGLSLNYSKRNNTRGWDPIYIKMYNSIGQTYAAPNTASQSAYQTYALNLSYKAAENWTHNFTLGYNTLNSLNYDRTPNTTTKLYSITDSRTERWTASYNTSYQAKLFELIGSATTLGYDWSQYSHPFFSSKVLDKNNYDFVDQNPGYVINSGFFGQTQLSYNDFLFFTGGLRADKNPSGATNAYTWSPRLGISAVYELEKWMVKGRIAWGQSVIIPDASQVAGTVAPTYIIFPNPGLKSQIQKGWEIGADLYYSSILSLSLTYYNQKPTNLIEQVNLGSNSQNISTYQYQNVDEVKNEGFEIKAVTHPYDWLTININYGTNKSTITQLAPTYTGGSRVGDQLNGQPKYTLSTNIEVTPIEGTTITLSAFQFGEWIAADFYGFLADVYSGKYVPAKKPYPSGYLITYPSYLKINMGVSQKITEVLTGFVQVENLTNNDKFERLNMIITQPRTIIFGIRFSGLSL, encoded by the coding sequence ATGAAAAATTATATTATACGGACAATCAAAATGGCTTTATTATATTCATTCTTGGGGCTGCTTCTACAGGGGATTCTTGTCAATATACTCTTTGCCACAACGCCTGCGGAGGGACAGAACCTTCGAGATATTAAAGTGAGTGTAAAGGCAGTAAGCGTTACGCTTGAACAGGCATTGCAAATAATTGAAAGTAAAACAAATTTTAAATTCATTTTTTTTGAAGAGGGACTTCCCCTGAATGAAAAAGCAACGGTTATTGTGGATGACGAATCTCTCTACAATATACTTGAAGTATTTGCTAAAGATTACGGATTAACTTTCAACAGAATCAACGATCAGATTGTTGTAAAAAAATCTTATGGGCAAAAAGAAAATTTAGTTACGGCTGTTGAAACAGGTTCTGTAAAAGGAAAAGTAACCGACTCAAGGACAAAAGAAGCTGTTGTGGGGGCAAGTGTTCTAATTAAAGGAACAACCCATGGTACTTCTACGAATATAGGAGGTAACTATACAATTGATAATGTTAGTGAAGGCAAATATACGTTGGTTGTTTCAAGTGTAGGCTATAAATCAAAGGAAGCAACGGTTAATGTTACTGCAAACCAAACAGTGGGGCTAAACTTACAGCTTGAACCAACTGATATTAATATGAATGAAATTGTAGTCACAACCGGTACGGTTCTCCCGACACTGGTTAAAAAGCTTCCCAATACAATAAGCGTTATAACAGCACGTGAAATTGAAAATATAAATCCAACCGATGTTGCTGACCTTGTCCGTTTAACTGTTCCAGGAGCTATATATACAGATGAAGGTGTCGGTACAACTTACGGAGCTTTTTCTGTAAGAGGAGTATCTACAGTTTCAGGAGCCGCCTCCACACTTAAGGTTTATATTGATGGAGTAGAAGCATCTGACCCGGCATATATAACCTATATGGACCCCAGTGTTATTGAACGTGTTGAGGTAGTTCCGGGTCCTCAAGCTTCAACTATCTATGGTGCAGGCGCTATTAGTGGTGTTATGCAGATCTTTACTAAACATGGAAAATCTGGCGACTCAAAACTATCCGGGAAAGTTACAGCGACTTCTATAGATAATAAGTATAATAGTGGTACTTCACCATTTGGCCAGGAATATTTATTAAATGCCAGCGGTGGTTACAGTATTTTCAGTTATAATTTAGGTGTTAATTATAACACTGAACCTCAATGGATACCGCTTTTTCAAGAACAAGCACTAAACCTTACCGGTTCCACAAATTTTCATCTTGGAGATCTGACCGGAGGATTGTCTCTAAATTATTCTAAACGGAATAATACAAGGGGATGGGATCCTATCTATATTAAAATGTATAACTCAATAGGACAAACTTATGCGGCACCGAATACTGCATCACAAAGCGCATACCAGACCTATGCACTTAATCTAAGTTATAAAGCTGCTGAAAATTGGACTCACAATTTTACTCTTGGCTATAATACATTGAATTCATTAAACTACGATAGAACTCCCAATACAACCACAAAACTTTATTCGATTACTGATTCGAGAACCGAACGCTGGACAGCATCTTACAACACATCATATCAGGCAAAGTTGTTCGAATTGATTGGTTCGGCAACAACATTAGGATATGATTGGTCTCAGTATTCCCATCCATTCTTCTCGTCTAAGGTTCTTGACAAAAATAATTATGATTTCGTAGATCAAAATCCAGGTTATGTAATAAATTCAGGATTCTTTGGACAGACACAACTATCGTACAATGATTTTCTTTTCTTTACAGGCGGATTGCGCGCAGATAAAAACCCGTCAGGGGCAACCAATGCATATACCTGGTCACCCCGTTTAGGGATTAGTGCCGTATATGAATTGGAAAAATGGATGGTGAAAGGAAGAATTGCATGGGGACAATCGGTTATTATTCCTGATGCCAGTCAGGTGGCAGGTACTGTAGCCCCAACATACATTATTTTTCCAAATCCTGGTTTAAAATCTCAGATACAAAAAGGTTGGGAGATTGGAGCAGACCTTTATTACTCAAGCATATTGTCGTTAAGCTTAACTTACTATAACCAAAAACCAACAAATTTAATTGAACAAGTGAATCTAGGGTCAAACAGTCAAAATATCTCAACTTATCAATACCAGAATGTGGACGAAGTTAAAAATGAAGGTTTTGAAATCAAAGCTGTTACACACCCATATGATTGGTTAACTATAAATATTAATTATGGTACAAATAAAAGTACTATAACCCAACTGGCGCCAACTTATACAGGCGGTTCAAGGGTTGGGGATCAATTAAACGGACAGCCTAAATATACATTGTCAACAAATATTGAAGTAACTCCAATTGAAGGTACAACAATAACACTGAGCGCTTTCCAATTTGGAGAGTGGATAGCTGCAGATTTTTATGGTTTTCTTGCTGATGTTTACAGCGGAAAATATGTTCCAGCAAAAAAACCATATCCATCAGGTTACCTAATAACATATCCTTCATATCTTAAAATTAATATGGGTGTTTCGCAAAAGATTACTGAAGTGCTAACAGGATTTGTTCAAGTAGAGAATCTAACAAACAACGACAAATTTGAACGACTCAATATGATTATTACACAACCTCGTACAATAATTTTTGGTATTAGATTCTCAGGATTATCATTGTAG